The sequence tcctttctcctcctcctctcccgaCAAGCCGCTTCAGTCCATTGCTGCCGTCGAATCGAGCCTCGGCGCTGCCCTCAATTTAGAAATGATAAGGAGCACTTCGGGTGTTCAGGATGCCATATCGAAATTTATCTTACCATCAGTTCCAACGTTTTGTCCTCCATCTCCGGCTCCATGTTGACGATCCCCCCCGAAACTCGCTCTGAAAATGGAAACCCAGCCCTGCGTCGGCGGCCCGCAAATGCAGAGACGTCATTCACTTCGCTCAACCACACAGCTTTGGTAGGGCAGTGTCaaaggggtgggtggggggtgggaacgCCCATGCAATGAAAACCACGCTGATTGGGCAGATTTTGTCAAAAGAGGCGTGGTTTCATAGCTATGCCTTTTATTGATTGGCTTACCGTGCTACCAAGGCTTCCCTGGTGACTCCCCCAAACAAAAGGGCAAATGGATGAAGATGCTGTTGCTATCCTGAACAGGAATACACTCAGGCGAAATCAATCATCCGCATAGCTTTGCTATGAGATGCTGCAAGATCTTAGGTATTTCACTGTCATTTGTGAGGGAAAAAGGCAATTGTGATTATGTTCAATAAAACCAATACAGCTATAAGGCATTTTTGATCCACAGTACATTGGCAGAAGTCAGCAGTAGAGTTCTAGATCAGTTTGAAATCAGATTTTGGTTAATTCAGTAAATTGCTGAGTAGTTGCATTATTTTAGCAAACccggtcatttttacatttcagcaGTTCCACAAAGTGAATCACAGGAGACAACATGAGCTTCTTTAAAGAGGATTCATCCCATTTGTTGAGTACAATTCAAAGCCACCTCAAACATAGGTATCTTCTTTGTGTGAAACAAGCTGTTCCAAGCAGTAagattctgtattttattcaaaTGGGTAGATTATTTCATAACCTTGCCATTTTTAGGCACATGTTTGTGATTATCCTTGGCATTATCTTTGGGGACACTATCACAAACTAACCTAATAAAATGTCAGACAGCTTTACCTATTTGATCATTTCGAAGTCCATGCCATTTTGAGAAACCATGTTTAAATGACATGATGCTGAGGATGTTAAGTTTTATATGTAATGCATCTGTGCCAAAAAAACGTTTTGTTTGCACGCCAatgacattgtaaaaaaaaaaaaaaaaaaatccatttataAAACCATCCGTCATTGAAATGTTTGTATTCTGTTACTTCAAAATCAGAGCACTCAACTCCAATGCTATACTATTGGCTAATGACAACCTCTATCAAAATCAAATAAGCTTGATTTCCGATCTCCGTCATATTTAGATACCATTTTAAGCCGGATCTTAAAAACTTATACAACTGTAATTGGTGAAAATCAGCCATGCATATGTATCACACAGAATTATCACATCATATTCATCTCATGAGAAAAGTGGAGAAAAGGTCGGCTTTTCCAGGAAGAGGACAGACACCACAATTATTGAGACCACAGCAGATGAGGAGGTAGCAATGGTTTTCAGCAGTTCAAATTTAATACTTTGTCCCCCTTTCTCTACAGAAACCCAGGTAAAAAAAATCCCCCACTCTCATAAAATACAACAGCAGCAGTTACCAGtaaaaaaatgaaatgcaaaaaaagaaaaaaaagagagaaagcatagaagagagagagagggaaggggcATGATGAGGCAAGGAAGGAAAATATATTTTCTATTTGTGTGGACTGAGCCCAAAGTTCATCTTTAAACCAGGTTAGGGGCAATGAGGAATCTGGGAACTTGCTGTTGTGTTCATTCAAAATGGaggggaggagaaaaaaaaaataagaaaaaatgagTCGAGTCCAATCCAACTAGGGGAAGGAACCAGCACTCTAAGGCAGGGATTTATTCAGGAAGGGCTTTCTCCCTCTCTGGATGAAAGAAAATCTCACTCCTCTTCAGCCTGTGTGATGTATTTTGTCATGTGTACAGATGAATTGTATGTGCAAGTTTGTGTATGCAACAGGTAAATTGGAAAGTGTGTCTGTCATATATATGGTCAACACAGTTGCACCTCTCACTTGCTGCAAGAGAGGTGGCATTTTTCTTTCCTCATTTCTTCATTCATtcctttgcttttcttttttttctcccaatatCAGTCCCCGACTACCTAGTAGTCATCCAAATCAAAGAACTCATCGTCCTCTCCTTGGTACTCCATGCCCTGGAAATCCACCCTGTACCGCAAGATACCTGAAGAAAAGAGATAATAACTTGATTAAGAGAAGTAATGTAATGGTGGCCTGCTTGTGCCATCTTTTATCAGACTAGTGCAGAATTAAAAGAATTAGACAAGGACAAATTAATCCTCATTAACTATGGCACTGTGCGTATAATCCAACATGAATACCTTCCAAAAATCCTGTCTTTAAGTGCTATGATACGATTTATTTCAAGTGCTACAGATAATTTTACTGGTACTTTTCAGAGATCTTTTGTTGTCTTTTCTAATGTGTTCAATGCATATTATTATACATACAGCCATTACATATTTAGACTAAATAATTTACAAATTCTGTACACCTACGACCTATTTCATActcaaaaaactaagaaaaaaagtACTCATGGTTGCCTGTCTTTTACTAAATGAAGTTAATGCagcacaaaaaagtaaaacatatttgttaaatatttatGCTCTCTGGGAGAGCTTTCAGGTgaacaaaattttcaatattttggattttttgtcaATTGTCTTAAATCTTTACATTGTCATTATTGATGTTCTTTATGTTATTTCATGTAATGCCCTTCACAATATATTTTGTAATAATGTCCAGTAATAACCTATGACTTAACTTATTTTGTTCAGAACAGAGCTCCAAGAACTTGTAGGACAAAGAAACAAATACGCATAGATACTTAAGAGGTTTGACCCTCTGTGGCTGAAGGGCAGTACACCAACTCATTAACAGCTTAAGTACATATGGACATTCAACTGTTCTCTATTTTTTTCATGTATAAATGTGCAATTCCAGAATTAGGAACCACTCGGTGCTCACCCCCAATGCCTCCAAAGCCCTTAACGAACTGAGACCCTTCCTGGCTCTTGTCTGTGACTATCTCCAGCGTGGCTCCAAATTTCTTATAGTTGTTAGCGAACCACTCCAACAGTGGCATGCTCTCGATCAGCTCATGTTCCTGCCCCGTCTAGACATGGGTGAGGAACACATGACAACATGAGTTTAGAGTCATAAATCAGTGACAACACTTTTGTCCATCATAATGGTGGGGCCATTACCTCCTTGTCTGTGAAGTGAGACTTGTCTTTTTCTTGTTCTGGCGTTAAGTACAAAGTCTTTTCATCTAAAAATGATAGAGAAAAACATAATAGCGTCAGACCGTTTTATCACCTCGTTTTTCAGCAGTGTGACACAGACGCATGTGGTGATTTTTACCATTTTCTGCTCCGTTGCTCTCTGCCCCATGCACACGTAGAATGTAACGCATGGTGTCTAAGTTCTCGTAGACTATGAGGATCTCCACTGCTCCCATCTCCAGGGCTTTGAGTGTGTCTTCCACACCAAAACAGTACTTCCCCGTATCCTGACTGATTTCATCAAAGTACCGCCCTGTATAGTGGGGCCAAATAAGGCAAGAAAACATGtcaatttgtttttcttaaacTACAACATAAAGAAAAACTCCTTTCCTTTGATCTCTTAGAAATTAAGAATTCCAAAAGTTGTTTCATTGAATTACGAAGACCACCCACCTATGAGCTTCTTCTCCTGGATGAACTTGACATTAGAAAGAACTTCTGCTGAGAGCTCTATTGCCTGGTTGAAACCATTCTCTCCTCCATAGGAGATGTCAACCAGCTTCAGCACCTTGGCCTGTAACCtctgtacagaaaaaaaagacaattttaaCAAACTGTTTTAATGCACAAACAGTGATTATCTAAAGCAACATAATTCATCAATGTAGCAAGTTAACATTAGCAGTACGAAACCTAAACCTCAgtcattaaaaagtaaataaaagaaacatGCTAACAAAAATTACATGTTATGCAGAGGATACTATTCCCACTTCAGCATTTATATAAAAACCCCACAAAAGATTATTCAAATGTTAACTGTTAAGGCTGGTTTCCTGAGGTTTTGGTTAACCCACAGAATAACACTTGATTCAACACAATACTTAAACCTGTGCATGacattcgtcaccaatttttcatcaaatctcaaACCAGAGTGAtaacctaagtatcacaaatctgttagtctttctgttaTTAcatacctgaatcacttcccttacggtgaacaacttcgaagtatACTCCACTACAAACACTCCATTTGTTGACATACCAAACCTAAATGGTCactctggtttgttttttttcagaattccacgcagccgctgGAGCCAGTATGGCCGTAGGggcaacaaacacataaaacggCTTCATTGTTTCTTcctactgcggctgcgtggaatcccAAAAATAACAGTGACCGTTTCATTTAGGTTTAGTAGTGATTCCAGCGCATGATCACGGAAAAACTAatagattcgtgatacttaagctatcactcggattttacaaatttgatgaaaaactggtgaacGTCATACCAAGGATGTGCAGAttattctcaaatatttttttagcACCCTTCTTTCCCTTGCATTTCCATCTGAATTTGTTATTAGTTCACTGAATTAAAGTTACCAACATCACTCTGACTTTAGTGAGCAAAGTACCCATACAGTACTAGAGCATTTTACAGAATGCCACATTATAGGTTTATGGCCACTGTGTTGATCACCtttcaaatttgaaaagaatagaTCTAGAAAATAGTGATGAGCTGCAACTACTATGATAAGTCTGAGTCTAACTTCAATCAGTAATCATGATTCACAGTGATATACACAGTTCAAAGTGTGTTTTTACAGAATGGTACTGACAGAGTGTATACCTCTTCCTCACCTAGTTTCTTAATTGTGTGAAAAATAAGCTGATATTATAAATACAGTATGCAACTGGTGTTACACTTTGttgacataaacaaacacacacttactGGGTCAAACATGTCAGACTGGCTGAGCTCGGTTTTGAAATCGGCAGACCCAGCCAGGACCATTCCTGCCACATTGACTTTGTCATTGGACACAAAGAGCTGGACAGCCGTCTCAGCTACTTTTCGCACATAGTTATGTCTCTTCTCCATTCTCAGACGAGCAAAACGCAGAGCTGACTGTCCTCCTCTGCCTGAAAGATAAAAAGTCAGTGACTGAAATTATCTTAAAAGACAAGACAAATGGCCCTAAAACAATACTGAGTAATTATCCAATGAGCTCTAATACATATATAATAATGTCAAAGATAAGTGTTGTGCAAGTACCGTGCTTTTTAGGTAGGTCCACAGTGAACTTGTGCAGCACCTCTCTGGTGTTGCCCTGCAGTGTGCCAAAAAGTGCCCCACTTCCATCAATCACAATGAAGCCAAACTTACTATCATCAGAGAGCAGAGCTGTCAATGCCTGTGAAAGCAATGAAGGAAGAATGGGTGAAGATAGTGCAACAGAAAGCAAACAATAAAAACgaccacaaaacaagaaaaaagctcTCACCTCAGTGTGGAACTTGTTGTCACAGAGGTACAAGGAGGTGTTGATTGGCTTAAAAGGCTCAAAGTCAATATTGACTTTCTTCTCCTTGCCTTCCTCTGTCACAATGGTACCACAGTACACAACCAAGCCATTGGGTGGCACTGGCAAGAGAAAGGAGGTAAACAATATAAATTAGATGAAGTGTTAGAAAAGCATCAATCGACAGTTTGTAAGTGAAAGGAAAAATGGTTAACAgctcatgtttaaagagaatCTATTGTGGATCAAATTTGGTACTCTGCAAATTTCACTTTTTCTATGAGACCTCAATATTTTCCAGTTTTCTTATCTTTTGTACAGACTTCAGTGCATACACTAACAAAATGGGGAACACAGTACACTGAATATCTACTCTAATGTGTCAGTAAATATCCTGTTAAAATAATTCTAACAATTCTACAGTGGAGCCTCACAGCACGCCATTTATTATCTTCTTACCTACTTACACACTCGATTTGATGGGGAGACATTGTCATAACTGGCTACGTCTATTCTATAAATATTCATGGTACTGATTAACAGGTCATCAGTATTCATTGAGGAGTAATCAGTTACATGTAAATGTGAGTTAATTGCACACCAGATTATGGTCAAGTTAATCAAGAATCAAACCACCTATCTAGAAACATCAGTCATGCTCTTGCCAATAAAAATTTTATCCAGCtgtccaaaaaatgtcaatacTGCACCAGATCACTGGTATACCTGCTTTCATTTTTACATACAGCCACTCCTTGGCATAGTTGAAACAGCTTTAAGACTATAATAGGCAGAAAATTACAAAATATAATATTCCACCTTGCTAGAAGCCCCACTGACCACTGTGTAGTGTGGCGACTCCTATTTAGTGCCTAACATTCATACTAAGGGGTACAACTTATTAACACAGCTATTAACATACTTAATACATAATTCTGAAAATGAAGAAGTGCTGAGGTTGTCAGAATAATAATTCTAGTTAGGTTTTAATTATATTGCAGTTTGCTTAATGAAATCTGTTTACATTCTACTCATGTTTTTgcaagaattttcaggttatgtATTTAATAATTTCCCTGATGTTAATGATGACATTAAAAGTTAATCTATACAAGGAAATGATGCCACAAATAGTCAGTTACGCTGCCTTACACTACACTGCATGAAGGTCAGCAGGTTTTGTATTTGAGTTGGTGATCTGTTGATAACACATACCCTTATTGTACAATTTTAGTCTTTGCTGTACGGAGGTGATGGCCCCAAGTACAGAGAGCCTGTTGACTCGGCTCTTGATGTTGGAAGCAGTTCCAAACTCATCCGCCAACATCTTGGCCACTCTGGATATCTGGTCCTTTGGAGGGATGATCAGGGAGATCATACTGGTGCCATTActatagacaaaaaaaaatacatcttttaAGTCTTCACAAACATGCATACTTTGACAAAAGcctacatacatgtatacaatgCTACAGCATATGGCATCTTACAAGACATCATTAAATTGCTGCTTTAAGAAACATACTGTCAGAGAAGCTTTACATCAACACTGCTATCCATATTGTAGCACAGCAGTACAACTAGTCAAATTTCGTTACTGCAACTATCATTTGCTACATGTACAACCAATACACTTTTTTCTACTATTGTGATTCATTATACAAACAAAACCTTGGTTGGCAAAATATCACCTTGACAACATGTGAGGGACAAACAAGGTGGGCTTTCAGTTTACAATCTCTGTCCTTGAAGCTATGAACTGAGTGTGAAGTTTCACCGCTCCACACTTACTGCACATAATGTATCTGTCTCTCAGGAAACGCATTTCTGTACACAAgcaagtagcagcttatagatgAATATAGGGCAAATGGTCAACTGTGTGACATGGCAGGCGGCAGAGCACAGGGCAGCAAATTCTGCGCAACACTAGACGACAAGCTGTCGCAGAGCAAGCTATTAGCAAGTATAGCAACACCCACAACTCACATGTCCTGTTTGATAATTTAACAAGGCCACCGAGTCTAACCAGTAAACCACTGACTAGAAGGATTTACATCTGGTCGTTGTGACCGTTAGTTATACACGCTTTATTCTTAAGGGTTGCACAAGGCAATTTACCAAGTAGACTCTAGGCTTAGTTACAACACTCGACGATAGACTCACTTTTAAACACACTAGGTAACAGTTGGAGGTTGTGAAAACCGTTCATCGGATCATGTGGGGTAACTGTAACTATTGTAAGCTAGCCGGCCTCCCTTTCGCATCAACGTGCTTTCTTGGGTAAGACACCCATGGCGGCCTCTTTACAGAGATGACGTCTGTTAGCGGGTTTCGTTAGCCGCACAGCTAACACAACCATTGCTCGCTGTGTAAGACTAAAGTGAAACTCTACCGAAATGTCATCTATaaagcaaaaacataaacatgtgtaaaaataATCTCTCCAAATAAACCCAGTATTGTCACTCACAGAGATTAAAATGCGACAACAGTTGGCTAGTGCTAAATGTATTAGCAAGCTAATAGCCGGGGCTACTTAACAAAGCTAAGTTAGCGGTGCTAGGCTACCACTCCCAAATTTGGCCCCACTTACTCGAGCTCCAGCTGTTGCCGTGGTCCACATACACCATCACCAAAAGCCATAAGCCATGAGACAGTTAGCACCGACACTGTATCAGCAGGCACTTCGAACCGATTACTTACCCACGGGCTGCTTCCAAACTTTTGATCAGCTTCTTGATTTTCCATATCTCCACGTTCCTGTCCGCCGCGCTGGGGTCGTCCGCCATCTTTCTGCTGTAATCGCTTCAGCACCTGAAAAAACGTGAAAAAGGAGCACAACATAAGGGGTGAACCGATCAGAGACAGAGTTAATATATAATTCGTATGGAATAAGTCGGAGAAAATATCAGCAGCAAGTAGCCGGACTAGATACCTCTCCAAACCAGCGGCACGGTGTCTGTAAAGGCACCTGACCGCTACTGGCAGCTGGACTGACCGTGAGGAAAAGACCCTGTCTGGGCTGCCTCAGTCAGTACAGTGCGGGGAGAATCACAGGCCTACAGTCTGCTAGGCCCTAGCGTCCACCCTGTTCTTATCTAATACGACCTACTTTCACCTCCAAGTTCCCCTAGAAACCACACGGAAACCAACCTCTAGCTTTTCTAGTGCTGA is a genomic window of Sphaeramia orbicularis chromosome 10, fSphaOr1.1, whole genome shotgun sequence containing:
- the LOC115427280 gene encoding eukaryotic peptide chain release factor subunit 1, which translates into the protein MADDPSAADRNVEIWKIKKLIKSLEAARGNGTSMISLIIPPKDQISRVAKMLADEFGTASNIKSRVNRLSVLGAITSVQQRLKLYNKVPPNGLVVYCGTIVTEEGKEKKVNIDFEPFKPINTSLYLCDNKFHTEALTALLSDDSKFGFIVIDGSGALFGTLQGNTREVLHKFTVDLPKKHGRGGQSALRFARLRMEKRHNYVRKVAETAVQLFVSNDKVNVAGMVLAGSADFKTELSQSDMFDPRLQAKVLKLVDISYGGENGFNQAIELSAEVLSNVKFIQEKKLIGRYFDEISQDTGKYCFGVEDTLKALEMGAVEILIVYENLDTMRYILRVHGAESNGAENDEKTLYLTPEQEKDKSHFTDKETGQEHELIESMPLLEWFANNYKKFGATLEIVTDKSQEGSQFVKGFGGIGGILRYRVDFQGMEYQGEDDEFFDLDDY